Proteins encoded by one window of Xanthomonas sp. DAR 80977:
- a CDS encoding RDD family protein produces MTASPTAVAFRPRALLPWRLLALFYDAWPVLALWFAISALFTLGYTLEGHAPRENIAPFSALQWLLWLCCWIAAGLYATLSWRRGGQTLGMRPWRLRLHGADGGTPGWGALWRRYLVGTLSLLLGGLGFWWALLDRERLTWHDRASGTRLVRLPKQKP; encoded by the coding sequence ATGACCGCTTCGCCCACCGCCGTCGCTTTCCGTCCGCGCGCGCTGCTGCCGTGGCGGCTGCTGGCGCTGTTCTACGACGCCTGGCCGGTGCTGGCGCTGTGGTTCGCGATCTCGGCGCTGTTCACCCTGGGCTATACGCTCGAAGGCCATGCGCCGCGCGAGAACATCGCTCCGTTCAGCGCGCTGCAGTGGCTGTTGTGGCTGTGCTGCTGGATCGCGGCCGGCCTGTACGCCACGCTGAGCTGGCGCCGCGGCGGCCAGACCCTGGGCATGCGCCCGTGGCGGCTGCGCCTGCACGGCGCCGACGGCGGCACGCCGGGCTGGGGCGCGCTGTGGCGGCGCTACCTGGTCGGCACGCTGTCGCTGCTGCTGGGCGGCCTGGGGTTCTGGTGGGCGCTGCTGGATCGCGAACGGCTGACCTGGCACGACCGCGCCAGCGGCACGCGGCTGGTTCGACTTCCGAAGCAAAAGCCCTGA
- the lptG gene encoding LPS export ABC transporter permease LptG, with protein MRLRPNLHDVYVGRAVLGTVLLTWAVLLGLDVIMALSNEFKDIGKGSYSLGHAVAFVAYTVPRRAYTLFPTGAVIGVLMGLGQLAATSELTALRALGLSRPRLSVAAAATMLLLTVAMVFSGETLAPWAQNQADTIKANAKYNGNMSMARYSGVWAREGDTFLNAQAGEEHLEGNGGTWLELRDVRLYTLDQHGRLASLTHATTAEHRSSGWTLKQAYRDTFAERSVQREKFDSLPWASRLDAAALASGLAKPRNLSAHDLHTSIEYRRRNGLDARDYEDQYWSRWFYPVNVLALCFAAIPFAFGALRSGGMGKRLFLGILFALVFWLLQLFFGRMAGALKFDYRIAYALPPLVMLTVSWLLFRKRSS; from the coding sequence ATGAGGCTGCGTCCGAACCTGCACGACGTCTACGTCGGCCGCGCCGTGCTCGGCACCGTCCTGCTGACCTGGGCGGTCCTGCTCGGGCTCGACGTGATCATGGCCTTGTCCAACGAATTCAAGGACATCGGCAAGGGCAGCTACAGCCTCGGCCACGCCGTGGCGTTCGTCGCCTACACCGTGCCGCGGCGCGCCTACACCCTGTTCCCGACCGGCGCGGTGATCGGCGTGCTGATGGGCCTGGGCCAGCTGGCGGCGACCTCGGAACTGACCGCGCTGCGCGCGCTGGGCCTGTCGCGGCCGCGGCTGAGCGTGGCCGCGGCGGCCACGATGTTGTTGCTGACCGTGGCGATGGTGTTCAGCGGCGAGACCCTGGCGCCGTGGGCGCAGAACCAGGCCGACACGATCAAGGCCAACGCCAAGTACAACGGCAACATGAGCATGGCCCGCTACTCCGGGGTGTGGGCGCGCGAGGGCGACACCTTCCTCAACGCGCAGGCCGGCGAGGAACACCTGGAAGGCAACGGCGGCACCTGGCTGGAACTGCGCGACGTGCGCCTGTACACGCTGGACCAGCACGGCCGCCTGGCCTCGCTGACCCACGCCACCACCGCCGAGCACCGCAGCAGCGGCTGGACCCTGAAACAGGCCTACCGCGACACCTTCGCCGAGCGCTCGGTGCAGCGCGAGAAGTTCGACAGCCTGCCGTGGGCCTCGCGGCTGGACGCCGCGGCGCTGGCCTCGGGCCTGGCCAAGCCGCGCAACCTGTCGGCGCACGACCTGCACACCAGCATCGAGTACCGGCGCCGCAACGGCCTGGACGCGCGCGACTACGAGGACCAGTACTGGAGCCGCTGGTTCTACCCGGTCAACGTGCTGGCGCTGTGCTTCGCCGCGATCCCGTTCGCGTTCGGCGCGCTGCGCAGCGGCGGCATGGGCAAGCGCCTGTTCCTGGGCATCCTGTTCGCGCTGGTGTTCTGGCTGCTGCAGCTGTTCTTCGGGCGCATGGCCGGCGCGCTCAAGTTCGACTACCGCATCGCCTACGCCTTGCCGCCGCTGGTGATGCTGACCGTGTCGTGGCTGCTGTTCCGCAAACGCAGCAGTTAG
- the lptF gene encoding LPS export ABC transporter permease LptF yields MPKLDRYLLRDFIQSFLATLIVLLVVSVGGVLVDILGNIADGRIPAKLLFSQLGLQFVVYLPLILPLALMLGLLLALARLYRDSEMAVITAIGVGPRRLLRPILMLVVPVVTLVGLCSLWLGPWADRTSDRLIDEANRSLLMAGLEAGRFTPLSDGGIVYISTLSGDGTKLGKVFMQRQKDDRLDVVTAQRGAMFFEGRADRYLRLEDGYRVEGPLAGDGLDYRMMRYVSNDVALPDRSEARKDDDPELLPTAKLIGDPRPQANAQLHARLAPPLLALAFALLTLPLSRSSPRQQRYGRIMLAFLAYLVGTNLMFIGTQWLSTDKLPRALGLWWLTLPLLALAVWSYLRDGRLSRPRRQTA; encoded by the coding sequence ATGCCGAAGCTCGATCGATACCTGCTGCGCGATTTCATCCAGAGCTTCTTGGCCACCCTCATCGTGTTGCTGGTGGTCAGCGTCGGCGGCGTGCTGGTCGATATCCTGGGCAACATCGCCGATGGCCGCATCCCGGCCAAGTTGCTGTTCTCCCAGCTCGGCCTGCAATTCGTGGTGTACCTGCCGCTGATCCTGCCGCTGGCGCTGATGCTGGGCCTGCTGCTGGCGCTGGCGCGGCTGTACCGCGACTCGGAGATGGCGGTGATCACCGCCATCGGCGTCGGCCCGCGGCGCCTGCTGCGGCCGATCCTGATGCTGGTGGTGCCGGTGGTGACCCTGGTCGGGCTGTGCTCGCTGTGGCTGGGCCCGTGGGCCGACCGCACCTCCGACCGGCTGATCGACGAGGCCAACCGCAGCCTGCTGATGGCCGGGCTGGAGGCCGGGCGCTTCACCCCGCTGTCCGACGGCGGCATCGTCTACATCAGCACCCTGTCCGGCGACGGCACCAAGCTGGGCAAGGTGTTCATGCAGCGGCAGAAGGACGACCGCCTGGACGTGGTCACCGCGCAGCGCGGCGCGATGTTCTTCGAGGGCAGGGCCGACCGCTACCTGCGCCTGGAGGACGGCTACCGCGTCGAGGGCCCGCTGGCCGGCGACGGCCTGGACTACCGGATGATGCGCTACGTCAGCAACGACGTGGCCCTGCCGGACCGCAGCGAGGCGCGCAAGGACGACGATCCCGAGCTGCTGCCCACCGCCAAGCTGATCGGCGACCCGCGCCCGCAGGCCAATGCGCAGCTGCACGCGCGCCTGGCGCCGCCGCTGCTGGCGCTGGCCTTCGCCCTGCTGACCCTGCCGCTGTCGCGCAGTTCGCCGCGGCAGCAGCGCTACGGCCGGATCATGCTGGCGTTCCTGGCCTACCTGGTCGGCACCAACCTGATGTTCATCGGCACCCAGTGGCTGAGCACCGACAAGCTGCCGCGCGCGCTGGGCCTGTGGTGGCTGACCCTGCCGCTGCTGGCGCTGGCGGTGTGGAGCTACCTGCGCGACGGCCGCCTGTCGCGGCCGCGGAGGCAGACGGCATGA
- a CDS encoding leucyl aminopeptidase, with protein sequence MALEFTLNHDAPATAAFDCIVVGVFADKRLSPAAQALDAASGGRLAALAGRGDVAGKTGATALLHDLPGVAAPRVLVVGLGEAAKFGVPQYLKAVGDAARALKSGPVAKALFTLSELEVKGRDQAWAIRQAVIASDHACYRYTATLGKKKPDDSGLAKLAVFGEDATALVQGQAIAAGVKFARELGNLPPNLCTPAYLAETAAAFADGVDGAEAEILDETQMQDLGMGSLLAVARGSANRPRLLVLKWHGGGDAKPYVLVGKGITFDTGGVNLKTQGGIEEMKYDMCGGANVIGTFVAAATARLPLNLVVVVPAVENAIDGNAYRPSDVITSMSGKTIEVGNTDAEGRLILCDALTYAERFNPEALIDVATLTGACMVALGHQTAGLMSKHDDLANELLAAGEHVFDRAWRLPLWDEYQGLLDSSFADVYNIGGRWAGAITAGCFLSRFTEGQRWAHLDIAGVASDEGKRGMATGRPVGLLSQWLLDRAAGGAA encoded by the coding sequence ATGGCCCTGGAATTCACCCTGAACCACGACGCCCCGGCTACCGCGGCGTTCGATTGCATCGTCGTCGGCGTGTTCGCCGACAAGCGCCTGTCGCCTGCCGCCCAGGCCCTGGATGCGGCCAGCGGCGGACGCCTGGCGGCCCTGGCCGGCCGCGGCGACGTCGCCGGCAAGACCGGCGCCACCGCGCTGCTGCACGACCTGCCGGGGGTCGCCGCGCCGCGCGTGCTCGTGGTCGGCCTGGGCGAGGCCGCCAAGTTCGGCGTGCCGCAGTACCTGAAGGCGGTCGGCGACGCGGCCCGTGCGCTGAAGAGCGGGCCGGTGGCCAAGGCGCTGTTCACCCTGTCCGAACTGGAGGTCAAGGGCCGCGACCAGGCCTGGGCGATCCGCCAGGCGGTGATCGCCAGCGACCACGCCTGCTACCGCTACACCGCCACCCTGGGCAAGAAGAAGCCCGACGACAGCGGCCTGGCCAAGCTGGCCGTGTTCGGCGAGGACGCCACCGCACTGGTCCAGGGCCAGGCCATCGCCGCCGGCGTGAAGTTCGCCCGCGAGCTCGGCAACCTGCCGCCGAACCTGTGCACCCCGGCCTACCTGGCCGAGACCGCGGCGGCCTTCGCCGACGGCGTCGACGGCGCCGAGGCCGAGATCCTCGACGAGACGCAGATGCAGGACCTGGGCATGGGCTCGCTGCTGGCGGTGGCGCGCGGCTCGGCCAATCGCCCGCGGCTGCTGGTGCTGAAGTGGCACGGCGGCGGCGACGCCAAGCCCTACGTGCTGGTCGGCAAGGGCATCACCTTCGATACCGGCGGCGTCAACCTGAAGACCCAGGGCGGCATCGAGGAGATGAAGTACGACATGTGCGGCGGCGCCAACGTCATCGGCACCTTCGTCGCCGCGGCCACCGCGCGCCTGCCGCTGAACCTGGTGGTGGTGGTGCCGGCGGTGGAGAACGCGATCGACGGCAACGCCTACCGCCCGTCGGACGTGATCACCAGCATGTCCGGCAAGACCATCGAGGTCGGCAACACCGACGCCGAAGGCCGCCTGATCCTGTGCGACGCGCTGACCTACGCCGAGCGCTTCAACCCCGAGGCGCTGATCGACGTGGCCACCCTGACCGGCGCCTGCATGGTCGCGCTCGGCCACCAGACCGCCGGCCTGATGAGCAAGCACGACGACCTGGCCAACGAGCTGCTGGCCGCCGGCGAGCACGTGTTCGACCGCGCCTGGCGCCTGCCGCTGTGGGACGAATACCAGGGCCTGCTCGATTCCAGCTTCGCCGACGTCTACAACATCGGCGGCCGCTGGGCCGGCGCCATCACCGCCGGCTGCTTCCTGTCGCGCTTCACCGAAGGCCAGCGCTGGGCGCACCTGGACATCGCCGGCGTGGCCAGCGACGAAGGCAAGCGCGGCATGGCGACCGGGCGGCCGGTGGGGCTGTTGAGCCAGTGGTTGCTCGACCGCGCCGCGGGCGGCGCGGCGTGA
- a CDS encoding DNA polymerase III subunit chi, translating to MMRADFYLIAKPRFLTEPLRLVCELARKANDANLWTLVLARDQAQAEELDELLWAFDPDAYIPHQIAGADVDEEEAQVLIVPPGVEAPSRALAINLRDDAYLGACERVLEVVPADPAAREPLRERWKQYKALGFEVSKYDM from the coding sequence CTGATGCGCGCCGACTTCTACCTGATCGCCAAGCCGCGCTTCCTCACCGAGCCGCTGCGGCTGGTGTGCGAGCTGGCGCGCAAGGCCAACGACGCCAACCTGTGGACGCTGGTGCTGGCGCGCGACCAGGCGCAGGCCGAGGAGCTGGACGAGCTGCTGTGGGCGTTCGACCCCGATGCCTACATCCCGCACCAGATCGCCGGCGCCGATGTCGACGAGGAAGAGGCGCAGGTGCTGATCGTCCCGCCCGGCGTGGAAGCGCCGTCGCGCGCGCTGGCGATCAACCTGCGCGACGACGCCTACCTCGGCGCCTGCGAGCGCGTGCTGGAAGTGGTGCCGGCCGATCCAGCCGCGCGCGAGCCGCTGCGCGAACGCTGGAAGCAGTACAAGGCGCTGGGCTTCGAGGTCAGCAAGTACGACATGTGA
- a CDS encoding valine--tRNA ligase has protein sequence MTTLAPSYDPKSFESRLYAQWEAAGYFKPSGQGEPYTVLLPPPNVTGTLHMGHAFQQTLMDALVRYHRMRGFDTLWQVGSDHAGIATEMVVSRNLALEGKGETRDSLGREGFIAKVWEWKAQSGDIIERQMRRLGTSSDWSRSTFTMDPQPSAAVVEAFVRWHEQGLIYRGQRLVNWDPVLKTAISDLEVENVEEDGFLWSIAYALEDGASYEHVEHDADGNETLRETRDYLVVATTRPETLLGDTAVMVHPDDARYAHLIGKTVTLPLTGRQVPVIGDDYVDRAFGTGVVKVTPAHDFNDYQVGVRHGLPMINLFTPTAAINDNAPERYRGLDRYDARKAVLAELEDLGLLVETKPHKLQVPRGDRTGQVIEPYLTDQWFVKMDALARRGLELVESGQVKFVPPNWINTYRHWMENIQDWCISRQLWWGHRIPAWFDDAGNCYVGRDEAQARAKNGLAADVALHQDSDVLETWFSSQLWPFSTMGWPDPQAMAERGFDRYLPSSVLVTGFDIIFFWVARMIMATDSFTGQVPFRDVYITGLIRDKDGQKMSKSKGNVLDPLDIIDGISIEDLVAKRTTGLMQPRMAEKIEKATRKEFPEGIIAHGADALRFTIAALAGHGRDIKFDLGRAEGYKNFCNKLWNASRFVLMNTRPEDPAAATATNASPRAQVANHADTALHLDPGKHAPVTDAEKWILVRLDKVSAEAQAHYAAYRFDLLAQCLYEFAWNEFCDWFLELTKPALNGDDAVAADSTRHTLLLVLETLLRLLHPLTPFVTEELWQQVAPRLGIAAPTISLQPYPLAGALDVAAYAGAEADIEWLKAMVSALRRVRSELNVPPSRLVPLLLQGGHAEDRTRVERFASQLTFLLRLEAIQWLDAAQDAPPAAAAIVGELRLLVPLEGLVDLDAERSRLDKEIKRVDAEIGKCNGKLGNATFVQNAPAAVVEQERARLADWTTQLAGLREQRAKL, from the coding sequence ATGACCACCCTCGCCCCCAGCTACGACCCCAAGTCCTTCGAATCGCGCCTGTACGCCCAGTGGGAAGCGGCCGGCTACTTCAAGCCGTCCGGGCAGGGCGAGCCGTACACGGTGCTGCTGCCGCCGCCGAACGTGACCGGCACCCTGCACATGGGCCACGCCTTCCAGCAGACGCTGATGGACGCGCTGGTGCGCTACCACCGCATGCGCGGCTTCGACACGCTGTGGCAGGTCGGCAGCGACCACGCCGGCATCGCCACCGAGATGGTGGTGTCGCGCAACCTGGCGCTGGAAGGCAAGGGCGAGACCCGCGACTCGCTGGGGCGCGAGGGCTTCATCGCCAAGGTCTGGGAATGGAAGGCGCAGTCGGGCGACATCATCGAACGGCAGATGCGCCGCCTGGGCACCTCCAGCGACTGGTCGCGCAGCACCTTCACCATGGACCCGCAGCCGTCGGCGGCGGTGGTCGAGGCGTTCGTGCGCTGGCACGAACAGGGCCTGATCTACCGCGGCCAGCGCCTGGTCAACTGGGACCCGGTGCTGAAGACCGCGATCTCCGACCTGGAAGTGGAGAACGTCGAGGAAGACGGCTTCCTGTGGTCGATCGCCTACGCGCTCGAGGACGGCGCCAGCTACGAACACGTCGAGCACGACGCCGACGGCAACGAGACCCTGCGCGAGACCCGCGACTACCTGGTGGTGGCCACCACGCGCCCGGAAACCCTGCTCGGCGACACCGCGGTGATGGTGCATCCGGACGATGCGCGCTACGCGCACCTGATCGGCAAGACCGTAACGCTGCCGCTGACCGGCCGCCAGGTCCCGGTGATCGGCGACGACTACGTGGACCGCGCGTTCGGCACCGGCGTGGTCAAGGTGACCCCGGCGCACGACTTCAACGATTACCAGGTCGGCGTGCGCCACGGCCTGCCGATGATCAACCTGTTCACCCCGACCGCGGCGATCAACGACAACGCGCCGGAGCGCTACCGCGGCCTGGACCGCTACGACGCGCGCAAGGCGGTGCTGGCCGAGCTGGAAGACCTCGGCCTCCTGGTGGAGACCAAGCCGCACAAGCTGCAGGTGCCGCGCGGCGACCGCACCGGCCAGGTGATCGAGCCCTACCTCACCGACCAGTGGTTCGTGAAGATGGACGCGCTCGCCAGGCGCGGCCTGGAGCTGGTCGAATCGGGCCAGGTGAAGTTCGTGCCGCCGAACTGGATCAACACCTACCGGCACTGGATGGAGAACATCCAGGACTGGTGCATCAGCCGCCAGCTGTGGTGGGGTCACCGCATTCCGGCGTGGTTCGACGACGCCGGCAACTGCTACGTCGGCCGCGACGAGGCGCAGGCGCGCGCGAAGAATGGCCTGGCTGCCGACGTCGCCCTGCACCAGGACAGCGACGTGCTGGAGACCTGGTTCTCCTCGCAGCTGTGGCCGTTCTCGACGATGGGCTGGCCCGACCCGCAGGCGATGGCCGAGCGCGGCTTCGACCGCTACCTGCCGTCGAGCGTGCTGGTCACCGGCTTCGACATCATCTTCTTCTGGGTGGCGCGGATGATCATGGCCACCGACAGCTTCACCGGCCAGGTGCCGTTCCGCGACGTGTACATCACCGGCCTGATCCGCGACAAGGACGGGCAGAAGATGTCCAAGTCCAAGGGCAACGTGCTCGACCCGCTGGACATCATCGACGGCATCAGCATCGAGGACCTGGTCGCCAAGCGCACCACCGGGCTGATGCAGCCGCGCATGGCCGAGAAGATCGAGAAGGCCACGCGCAAGGAATTCCCCGAGGGCATCATCGCCCACGGCGCCGATGCGCTGCGCTTCACCATCGCCGCGCTGGCCGGCCACGGCCGCGACATCAAGTTCGACCTGGGCCGTGCCGAGGGCTACAAGAATTTCTGCAACAAGCTGTGGAATGCGAGCCGCTTCGTGCTCATGAATACGCGCCCCGAGGATCCCGCGGCCGCGACAGCGACAAACGCGTCGCCACGCGCCCAGGTGGCGAACCATGCGGACACCGCTTTGCATCTGGACCCGGGCAAGCACGCGCCGGTCACCGATGCCGAAAAATGGATTTTGGTGCGACTGGACAAGGTCAGCGCCGAAGCGCAGGCGCACTACGCCGCCTACCGCTTCGACCTGCTGGCGCAGTGCCTGTACGAGTTCGCCTGGAACGAGTTCTGCGACTGGTTCCTGGAGCTGACCAAGCCGGCCCTGAACGGCGACGACGCCGTCGCCGCCGACAGCACCCGCCACACCCTGCTGCTGGTGCTGGAGACGCTGCTGCGCTTGCTGCACCCGCTGACCCCGTTCGTCACCGAGGAACTGTGGCAGCAGGTGGCGCCGCGCCTGGGCATCGCCGCGCCGACCATCTCGCTGCAGCCGTATCCGCTTGCCGGCGCATTGGACGTGGCCGCCTATGCCGGCGCCGAAGCCGACATCGAGTGGCTCAAGGCGATGGTCTCGGCGCTGCGCCGGGTGCGCAGCGAACTCAACGTGCCGCCGTCCAGGCTGGTGCCGCTGCTGCTGCAGGGCGGCCACGCCGAAGACCGCACGCGGGTGGAGCGCTTCGCCTCGCAGCTGACGTTCCTGCTGCGGCTGGAGGCGATCCAGTGGCTGGACGCGG